The Camelina sativa cultivar DH55 chromosome 14, Cs, whole genome shotgun sequence genome includes a window with the following:
- the LOC104739603 gene encoding sucrose transport protein SUC4-like, giving the protein MATTSDQDRRHKATRNRPPVPRPSNNPSSRPVAVAPPPRSKVSKRVLLRVASVACGIQFGWALQLSLLTPYVQELGIPHAWASVIWLCGPLSGLFVQPLVGHSSDRCTSKYGRRRPFIVAGAAAIAVSVLVIGHAADIGWAFGDTEGEIRPRAIVAFVLGFWILDVANNMTQGPCRALLADLTENDNRRTRVANGYFSLFMAIGNILGYATGSYNGWYKIFTFTKTVACNVECANLKSAFYIDVVFIAITTILSITAAHEVPLASLASEAHGQTSGTDEAFISEILGTFRYFPGNVWIILLVTALTWIGWFPFILFDTDWMGREIYGGEPNIGTSYSAGVSMGALGLMLNSVVLGITSVLMEKLCRKWGAGFVWGISNIIMAVCFLGMIITSFVASHIGYIGHEQPPASIVFAALLIFTVLGIPLAITYSVPYALISIRIESLGLGQGLSLGVLNLAIVIPQVIISVGSGPWDQLFGGGNSPALAVGAAAGFIGGIVAILALPRTRIQKPIPLP; this is encoded by the exons ATGGCTACTACTTCCGATCAAGATCGCCGCCACAAAGCCACTCGCAACCGTCCACCAGTACCTCGACCCTCTAACAACCCTTCTTCTCGCCCCGTTGCTGTAGCTCCTCCTCCTCGATCAAAAGTATCGAAGCGTGTGCTTCTCCGTGTGGCTTCAGTCGCGTGCGGGATTCAATTCGGGTGGGCGCTTCAGCTTTCTCTGCTCACGCCTTACGTCCAGGAGCTAGGTATCCCACACGCTTGGGCTAGTGTGATTTGGCTCTGCGGTCCTCTCTCTGGCTTGTTCGTTCAACCGCTTGTTGGGCATAGCAGCGACAGGTGTACTAGCAAGTACGGTCGCCGGAGACCCTTTATTGTCGCCGGAGCTGCCGCGATTGCTGTCTCTGTTTTGGTTATAGGTCACGCGGCGGATATAGGATGGGCATTTGGGGATACAGAAGGGGAGATTAGGCCCAGAGCGATTGTGGcttttgttttagggttttggatccTTGATGTTGCTAATAACATGACTCAAGGTCCTTGTCGTGCTCTCCTCGCCGATCTTACTG AAAATGATAATCGCAGAACTCGAGTAGCTAATGgctacttctctctctttatggcTATTGGCAATATTCTTGGTTATGCTACTGGATCATATAATGGTTGGTACAAGATCTTCACTTTCACAAAGACTGTTGCATGCAATGTGGAATGTGCCAATCTCAAGTCTGCCTTCTACATAGATGTTGTCTTTATTGCAATAACTACGATCCTAAGCATCACAGCGGCTCATGAGGTACCTCTTGCTTCATTGGCTTCTGAAGCACATGGGCAAACTAGTGGAACAGACGAAGCTTTTATTTCTGAAATATTAGGAACTTTCAGATATTTTCCAGGAAATGTTTGGATTATCTTGCTTGTTACAGCATTGACATGGATTGGTTGgtttccatttattttatttgatactGATTGGATGGGTCGAGAGATCTATGGCGGTGAACCGAACATAGGTACTTCTTACAGTGCAGGAGTTAGTATGGGTGCACTTGGTTTGATGTTGAATTCTGTTGTTCTTGGAATCACTTCGGTGCTCATGGAGAAACTTTGCAGAAAGTGGGGCGCTGGTTTTGTTTGGGGAATATCAAATATCATTATGGCTGTTTGCTTTCTTGGAATGATTATCACTTCATTTGTTGCATCACACATTGGCTACATTGGCCATGAACAACCACCTGCCAGCATCGTATTTGCTGCTCTCTTAATCTTTACAGTTCTGGGCATTCCATTGGCA ATAACTTATAGTGTCCCATATGCGTTGATTTCCATACGTATTGAATCCTTGGGCCTCGGTCAAG GTTTATCTTTGGGGGTGCTTAATTTGGCTATAGTTATCCCACAG GTAATTATATCTGTTGGCAGTGGCCCATGGGATCAACTGTTTGGAGGTGGGAATTCACCTGCGCTTGCAGTAGGAGCAGCTGCAGGTTTCATTGGCGGAATTGTAGCCATCTTGGCTCTTCCGCGAACAAGGATTCAGAAGCCCATCCCTCTCCCATAA
- the LOC104739602 gene encoding receptor-like protein kinase HAIKU2 (The sequence of the model RefSeq protein was modified relative to this genomic sequence to represent the inferred CDS: added 212 bases not found in genome assembly), translating into MSPSSRNFNFFSFLVISLFSYVSSDDLQLLLKLKSSFSDSNLSVFDSWNLNSVTGPCLFTGITCNSNGNVSEIDLSRLGLSGNFPFNSVCEIHSLEKLSLGFNSLSGVIPPTDFKNCDNLKYLDLGNNLFSGAFPEFSSLNQLQFLYLNNSAFSGEFPWRSLRNATSLVVLSIGDNPFDTTSEFPVEIVSLTKLSSLYLSNCSIAGKIPPPIGDLTELRNLEISDSELTGEIPPEITKLTNLRQLELYNNSLTGKLPTGLGNLKNLTRLDASTNLLHGDLSELRSLTNLVSLQMFENEFSGEIPPEFGEFKDLVNLSLYTNKLTGSLPQGLGSFSDFDFIDASENYLTGPIPPDMCKNGQMKALLLLQNNLTGSIPDSYANCLTLQRFRVSDNSLNGTVPTGLWGLPKLEIIDIAMNNFEGPITADIKNGKMLGALYLGFNKLSDELPEEIGDTVSLTKVELNNNLFSGKIPNSIGKLKGLSSLKMQSNSFSGEIPDSIGSCSMLSDMNMAQNSLSGEIPHTLGSLPTLNALNLSDNKLSGMIPESLSSLRLSLLDLSNNRLSGRIPQSLSSYKGSFNGNPGLCSMTIESFNRCISPSRSHGDTRVFVLCIVFGSLILLASLVFFLYLKKTEKKEGRSLKHESWSIKSFRRMSFTEDDIIDSIKEENLIGRGGCGDVYRVVLGDGKEVAVKHIRCSSSTQKNFSSAMPILTEREGRSKEFETEVQTLSSIRHLNVVKLYCSITSDDSSLLVYEYLPNGSLWDMLHSCKKSNLGWETRYDIALGAAKGLEYLHHGYEKPVIHRDVKSSNILLDEFLKPRIADFGLAKILQASNGGPDSTHVVAGTYGYIAPEYGYASKVTEKCDVYSFGVVLMELVTGKKPIEAEYGESKDIVNWVSNNLKSKESVMEIVDKKLGEMYKEDAIKLLRIAILCTARLPGQRPTMRSVVQMIEDAEPCRLMGIVISKGSDVKIKEIS; encoded by the exons AGAGATTGATCTCTCTCGTCTAGGCTTATCCGGAAACTTCCCGTTCAATTCCGTCTGCGAGATTCATAGCCTCGAGAAGCTCTCACTCGGATTCAACTCACTATCCGGAGTCATACCCCCGACCGATTTCAAAAACTGCGATAATCTCAAGTACTTGGATCTCGGGAACAATCTGTTCTCCGGTGCTTTCCCTGAGTTCTCATCTCTGAATCAGTTACAGTTTCTTTATCTAAACAACAGCGCCTTCTCCGGCGAGTTCCCGTGGAGATCGCTACGAAACGCGACGAGTCTCGTCGTTTTGAGCATCGGAGACAATCCCTTCGATACGACGTCGGAGTTTCCCGTGGAGATTGTTTCTCTCACCAAACTCTCGTCGCTCTACTTGTCGAACTGCAGCATCGCCGGGAAAATCCCGCCGCCGATCGGGGATTTGACGGAGCTTCGGAATTTGGAGATTTCCGATAGCGAATTAACCGGTGAGATCCCGCCGGAGATCACGAAGCTTACTAATCTCCGGCAGTTAGAGCTTTACAACAACTCCTTAACCGGAAAACTCCCTACCGGTTTAGGAAACTTGAAGAACCTGACTCGCTTGGATGCTTCCACGAATCTTCTACACGGCGACTTATCGGAGCTCAGGTCTTTGACTAATCTCGTTTCTCTCCAGATGTTCGAAAACGAATTCTCCGGTGAGATTCCTCCCGAGTTCGGCGAATTCAAGGATCTCGTTAACCTCTCTCTCTATACAAACAAGTTAACCGGTTCTTTGCCTCAAGGACTCGGTTcgttttctgattttgatttcatCGACGCGTCTGAGAATTACCTAACCGGACCGATCCCTCCTGATATGTGCAAGAACGGGCAGATGAAAGCTCTGCTACTCCTGCAGAACAATCTCACTGGCTCTATACCTGACTCGTACGCTAACTGTTTGACTCTTCAACGGTTCAGAGTTAGCGACAACTCCCTCAACGGAACTGTTCCCACGGGACTTTGGGGCTTACCGAAGCTAGAGATCATCGATATAGCCATGAACAACTTCGAAGGTCCGATCACTGCTGATATAAAGAACGGTAAAATGCTGGGAGCGTTGTATCTAGGGTTCAACAAGTTGTCTGATGAGCTACCTGAGGAGATTGGTGACACGGTATCTCTAACCAAGGTTGAGCTTAACAATAATTTGTTCTCCGGGAAGATTCCAAACTCAATTGGGAAACTCAAGGGACTTAGTAGTCTCAAGATGCAGAGCAATAGCTTCTCCGGTGAGATACCTGACTCTATCGGATCGTGTTCGATGCTCAGCGATATGAACATGGCTCAAAACTCGTTATCAGGAGAAATCCCGCACACACTTGGATCTCTTCCAACGCTCAACGCTTTGAATCTTTCGGACAATAAGCTCTCTGGGATGATCCCTGAGAGCTTGTCGTCTCTAAGGCTTAGCCTTCTTGATCTTTCTAACAACAGGTTATCAGGTCGTATCCCTCAGAGTTTGTCATCATATAAGGGAAGCTTCAACGGCAACCCTGGACTCTGTAGCATGACGATCGAATCGTTTAACCGGTGCATAAGTCCTTCTAGATCGCATGGAGACACTCGTGTATTCGTGCTGTGTATAGTTTTCGGCTCACTGATCTTGCTTGCGtctcttgtgtttttcttgtaCCTGAAGAAAACTGAGAAGAAGGAAGGTCGATCGCTTAAACACGAATCTTGGAGTATAAAGTCGTTCCGAAGGATGAGTTTCACCGAAGATGATATCATTGATTCGATCAAAGAAGAGAATTTGATCGGTAGAGGAGGTTGTGGCGATGTGTACAGAGTAGTACTTGGTGATGGTAAAGAAGTTGCGGTCAAACACATACGGTGTAGTAGTAGTACTCAGAAAAATTTCAGCAGTGCTATGCCGATTCTCACTGAACGGGAAGGAAGATCGAAAGAGTTTGAAACAGAGGTGCAAACGTTAAGCTCTATACGGCACTTAAACGTGGTGAAACTCTATTGTAGCATCACGAGCGATGACTCGAGCTTGTTGGTGTATGAGTACTTGCCTAATGGGAGCTTATGGGACATGCTTCACTCTTGCAAGAAGTCGAACCTCGGTTGGGAAACACGGTATGATATTGCTCTTGGTGCAGCGAAAGGGCTTGAGTACTTGCATCATGGGTATGAGAAACCGGTGATTCACCGTGACGTTAAGTCAAGTAACATATTGCTAGATGAGTTCTTGAAACCTAGGATAGCAGATTTCGGTCTTGCCAAGATTCTTCAGGCCAGCAATGGCGGTCCAGATTCCACCCATGTCGTTGCGGGAACCTATGGCTACATAGCTCCAG AGTATGGATACGCGTCAAAAGTGACTGAGAAATGCGATGTGTATAGCTTCGGGGTAGTGTTAATGGAGCTGGTCACAGGGAAAAAACCGATAGAGGCAGAGTATGGAGAGAGCAAAGACATAGTGAACTGGGTGAGCAACAATCTAAAGAGCAAAGAGAGTGTGATGGAGATTGTGGACAAGAAGTTAGGAGAAATGTATAAAGAAGACGCGATCAAGTTGCTAAGGATAGCGATCCTCTGTACCGCGAGACTACCTGGACAAAGACCGACGATGAGGAGCGTGGTTCAGATGATCGAGGATGCTGAACCGTGCAGGTTGATGGGGATTGTGATAAGCAAAGGGAGTGATGTCAAGATCAAAGAAATAAGTTGA